One genomic segment of Lampris incognitus isolate fLamInc1 chromosome 2, fLamInc1.hap2, whole genome shotgun sequence includes these proteins:
- the LOC130106886 gene encoding N6-adenosine-methyltransferase TMT1A-like gives MRSFLMGLCEVVVRVLTWPLYVMKAVGLYKRLFPLLAYNITFSYNAKMHEEKRNLFRNLWKYANTDGTLRLLEIGCGSGANFKFYPDGCTVVCTDPNPHFKKYLQMSMHGSDHLTYENFLVAQGEDLGHIGDESVDVVVCTLVLCSVTDVQRVLSEARRILRTGGGFYFMEHVVSEPSSWTFFFQHVLQPLWYFLGDGCVITRATWEDLEAAGFSELHLRHIEAPQVPITIRPHIVGHAIK, from the exons ATGAGGTCTTTCCTGATGGGTCTGTGCGAAGTCGTGGTCCGGGTGCTGACTTGGCCGCTGTACGTGATGAAGGCGGTGGGCTTGTACAAGCGGCTGTTCCCGCTGCTCGCCTACAACATCACGTTCTCCTACAACGCCAAGATGCACGAGGAGAAGAGGAACCTCTTCCGAAATCTTTGGAAATATGCCAACACGGACGGCACGCTGCGTCTGCTCGAGATCGGCTGCGGTTCCGGGGCAAACTTCAAGTTCTACCCGGATGGCTGCACGGTCGTATGCACCGACCCGAACCCGCACTTTAAGAAATACCTGCAGATGAGCATGCACGGCAGCGACCATTTAACCTACGAGAACTTCCTAGTTGCCCAGGGAGAGGACCTGGGACACATCGGGGACGAGTCTGTTGACGTGGTGGTCTGCACGCTGGTCTTGTGTTCCGTCACCGACGTGCAGCGTGTGCTTTCGGAGGCGCGACGCATCCTCAGGACG GGTGGTGGCTTCTACTTTATGGAGCATGTTGTGTCAGAGCCCTCCTCGTGGACGTTCTTCTTCCAGCACGTTCTCCAGCCCTTGTGGTACTTTCTTGGGGACGGATGCGTGATCACTAGAGCAACGTGGGAGGATCTGGAGGCAGCTGGCTTCTCAGAACTTCACCTCAGACACATCGAGGCTCCGCAGGTCCCCATCACAATCAGACCACACATCGTGGGACATGCCATTAAGTGA